A genomic stretch from Deltaproteobacteria bacterium includes:
- a CDS encoding flavin reductase — MPHYLREHIRTLEVDFPIWDRFFTVAPLVLVGTKEADGYDLAPKHMVTPLGWENYFAFVCAQRHRTQQNIERERAFTVSYPRPTQLVLTSLAAAPRCGDDSKPSLLPLPTFPASQVDGVFVTDAYLFLECTLDRIIDGFGVNSLIIGRIVAAHAHDDALRGAERDDQDIIHQAPLLSYLSPGRIARIDESYSFPFPADFKR; from the coding sequence ATGCCGCACTATCTCCGTGAACATATTCGTACGCTGGAAGTCGATTTCCCTATATGGGATCGCTTTTTTACCGTCGCGCCGTTAGTGCTCGTCGGTACCAAAGAAGCCGACGGCTACGACCTCGCGCCCAAACATATGGTGACACCACTGGGTTGGGAAAATTACTTTGCCTTTGTCTGTGCCCAACGTCATCGTACACAGCAAAATATCGAGCGAGAGAGAGCGTTCACGGTTAGTTACCCACGACCGACGCAACTCGTACTGACGAGCCTCGCCGCCGCGCCACGCTGTGGCGATGATAGCAAGCCCAGTCTGCTCCCGTTACCAACGTTCCCTGCCAGTCAGGTAGATGGAGTGTTCGTGACTGATGCGTATCTGTTCCTCGAATGTACGCTCGATCGCATCATCGATGGCTTCGGGGTGAATAGCCTGATCATCGGGCGTATTGTTGCCGCCCATGCCCATGACGATGCCTTGCGTGGAGCCGAGCGTGACGACCAGGACATCATTCATCAAGCGCCACTGCTGAGCTATCTCTCACCAGGACGGATCGCACGGATTGACGAGAGTTATTCTTTTCCGTTTCCTGCCGATTTCAAACGATAA
- a CDS encoding succinylglutamate desuccinylase/aspartoacylase family protein, with product MSSHTLALPQDLPRVLGTYGGHTDGPLVICLGGIHGNEPAGVIAAQRVLEWLHTHQPPFRGELLALAGNRAALLNKTRYLAQDLNRVWSLERISAFRAGTWKEPAGPEDEEQRELLAAIDKALARRRGPVIFLDLHTTSAVGIPFTVIADTLLNRQLARSLPAPVILGLEEHLDATTLNYMNDCGYIAVGFEGGQNEALTSVEHHELALWTTLITAGCIRRADVPHASALHEKLAQQTKTVPPILEICYRHAVQPEDQFVMEPGFENFQRIERGQLLARDRRGEIRAQESSYILMPLYQSQGTDGFFLVREVKPVWLTVSAPMRQWQLEKFLPWLPGVRRHPEHSETLIVNPKIARWFVIKFFHLLGFRRQREEEGKLIVSRRPHDVASFEEW from the coding sequence ATGAGTTCTCACACTCTCGCACTTCCCCAAGACCTTCCCCGCGTCTTAGGCACCTACGGTGGCCACACTGATGGCCCACTAGTGATTTGCCTCGGTGGCATTCACGGCAATGAACCAGCCGGAGTGATCGCTGCGCAACGCGTGCTGGAGTGGCTCCACACGCATCAACCCCCCTTCCGTGGTGAGCTACTGGCGCTAGCTGGTAATCGTGCGGCCTTGTTGAACAAGACGCGCTATCTTGCACAGGACCTTAATCGGGTCTGGTCGCTCGAACGTATCTCGGCATTCCGTGCAGGAACATGGAAGGAGCCTGCAGGTCCAGAAGACGAAGAGCAGCGCGAGCTACTCGCAGCTATTGATAAAGCCCTTGCCCGTCGTCGTGGACCGGTGATCTTTCTTGACCTCCACACAACCTCAGCCGTTGGTATTCCTTTTACGGTGATTGCTGACACGCTCCTGAATCGACAACTCGCGCGTAGCCTACCTGCGCCTGTGATACTTGGCTTGGAAGAGCACCTCGACGCGACTACACTGAATTACATGAACGACTGTGGCTATATCGCAGTTGGTTTCGAAGGCGGGCAGAATGAGGCTCTCACTTCAGTGGAACACCATGAGCTGGCACTGTGGACAACCTTGATCACTGCTGGTTGTATTCGTCGCGCGGATGTCCCACACGCGAGTGCGCTGCACGAGAAATTAGCGCAACAAACCAAAACGGTTCCACCAATTTTAGAGATTTGCTATCGACATGCGGTCCAACCAGAAGATCAATTTGTCATGGAGCCAGGCTTTGAGAATTTTCAGAGAATAGAGCGAGGTCAATTGTTGGCGCGTGATCGCCGTGGCGAGATCCGTGCACAGGAGAGCAGCTACATTTTGATGCCGTTGTATCAAAGCCAGGGAACCGATGGGTTTTTTCTCGTACGAGAAGTTAAACCTGTGTGGTTAACCGTATCGGCTCCCATGCGCCAATGGCAACTGGAAAAGTTTCTCCCCTGGCTGCCTGGCGTTCGTCGCCATCCAGAACACTCCGAGACACTGATTGTTAACCCCAAGATTGCCCGTTGGTTTGTCATTAAATTTTTTCACCTGCTCGGCTTTCGCCGTCAACGAGAAGAAGAAGGGAAGCTCATCGTGAGTCGCCGTCCGCACGACGTTGCTTCCTTCGAGGAGTGGTAA